Proteins from a genomic interval of Pseudomonas asplenii:
- a CDS encoding DUF748 domain-containing protein — translation MKRRYRWPLWGLATVVLLVVAVDLALPYLVRNYLNEKLADMGDYRGQVTDVDLALWRGAYRINGLEIVKVSGKVPVPFLKAPAIDLSVSWKSLWDNHAVVAEVQFSEPELNFVDGGANNRQASQTGEGTDWRAQLGKLLPITLNEVRIDNGRISFRNFNSSPPVNLQATEVNASLYNLTNVVNLKGRRDARFEGKALLLGHAPLETTATFDPLSNFEDFEFRLRATGIELRKVNDFASAYGKFDFNGGSGDVVIEAQAEKGKLTGYIKPLLHNVEVFDWQQDVENQDKSLLRSVWEAIVGAGETLLKNQQKNQFATRVELSGSVHQQDVSAFAAFLQILRNGFIQAFNARYEQPKPTTGQ, via the coding sequence ATGAAACGTCGTTACCGTTGGCCCTTGTGGGGCCTCGCGACCGTGGTACTGCTGGTGGTGGCCGTGGACCTGGCCTTGCCGTATCTGGTGCGCAACTATCTGAATGAAAAGCTGGCCGACATGGGCGACTACCGTGGCCAGGTGACCGATGTCGACCTGGCACTCTGGCGCGGCGCCTACCGGATCAACGGTCTGGAAATCGTCAAGGTCAGCGGCAAGGTGCCAGTACCGTTCCTCAAGGCCCCAGCGATCGACCTGTCGGTGAGCTGGAAATCCCTCTGGGACAATCACGCAGTGGTGGCCGAAGTGCAGTTCAGCGAACCGGAACTGAACTTCGTCGATGGTGGCGCGAACAACCGGCAGGCGTCCCAGACCGGTGAGGGCACCGACTGGCGCGCGCAACTGGGCAAACTGCTGCCGATCACCCTGAACGAAGTGCGGATCGACAATGGGCGCATCAGCTTTCGCAACTTCAACTCTTCGCCGCCGGTCAATCTGCAGGCCACCGAGGTCAATGCCAGCCTCTACAACCTGACCAATGTCGTCAATCTCAAGGGCCGACGCGATGCCCGCTTCGAAGGCAAGGCCCTGCTGCTCGGCCACGCGCCCCTGGAAACCACCGCCACTTTCGACCCGCTGAGCAACTTCGAGGATTTCGAATTCCGCTTGCGGGCCACCGGCATCGAGTTGCGCAAGGTCAACGACTTCGCTTCGGCCTACGGCAAGTTCGATTTCAACGGCGGCAGCGGTGACGTAGTGATCGAGGCCCAGGCCGAAAAGGGCAAGCTCACCGGCTATATCAAGCCGTTGCTGCACAATGTCGAGGTGTTCGATTGGCAGCAGGATGTCGAGAACCAGGACAAGAGCCTGCTGCGCTCGGTCTGGGAAGCCATCGTCGGAGCCGGCGAGACCCTGCTGAAAAATCAGCAGAAGAATCAATTCGCCACCCGCGTTGAACTCAGTGGCAGCGTGCATCAGCAGGATGTCAGCGCGTTCGCCGCCTTTTTGCAGATATTGCGCAACGGTTTCATCCAGGCCTTCAACGCCCGCTACGAACAACCCAAGCCGACCACTGGCCAGTAG
- the cysK gene encoding cysteine synthase A yields MSRIFADNAHSIGNTPLVQINRIAPRGVTILAKIEGRNPGYSVKCRIGANMVWDAESSGRLKSGMTIVEPTSGNTGIGLAFVAAARGYKLLLTMPASMSIERRKVLKALGAELVLTEPGKGMKGAIEKASEIANSDPAQYFMPAQFDNPANPAIHEKTTGPEIWNDTDGAVDVLVAGVGTGGTISGVSRYIKQTQGKPILSVAVEPVTSPVITQTLAGQEVKPSPHKIQGIGAGFVPKNLDLSLVDRVELVTDEESKAMALRLMQEEGILCGISCGAAMAVAVRLAETPEMQGKTIVVVLPDSGERYLSSMLFSDLFTEQENQQ; encoded by the coding sequence ATGAGCCGTATTTTCGCCGACAACGCTCATTCCATCGGTAATACGCCCCTGGTTCAGATCAATCGCATCGCCCCACGCGGCGTGACCATCCTGGCCAAGATAGAAGGGCGCAACCCGGGGTATTCGGTGAAGTGCCGGATCGGTGCGAACATGGTCTGGGACGCCGAAAGCAGCGGTCGCCTCAAGTCGGGCATGACCATCGTCGAGCCGACGTCCGGCAACACCGGGATCGGCCTGGCCTTTGTCGCCGCTGCCCGTGGCTACAAACTGCTGCTGACCATGCCGGCGTCGATGAGCATCGAGCGGCGCAAGGTACTCAAGGCCCTGGGCGCCGAACTGGTGCTGACCGAGCCGGGCAAGGGCATGAAAGGCGCCATCGAGAAGGCCAGCGAGATCGCCAACAGCGACCCTGCCCAGTACTTCATGCCGGCGCAGTTCGACAACCCGGCCAACCCGGCGATTCATGAAAAGACCACCGGGCCGGAAATCTGGAATGACACCGACGGTGCGGTCGACGTGCTGGTGGCGGGCGTGGGCACGGGCGGCACCATCAGTGGCGTCTCGCGCTACATCAAGCAGACCCAGGGCAAGCCGATCCTTTCGGTGGCGGTGGAACCGGTGACCTCGCCAGTGATCACCCAGACCCTGGCCGGTCAGGAGGTCAAACCGTCGCCGCACAAGATCCAGGGTATTGGTGCCGGTTTCGTGCCGAAGAACCTTGACCTGTCGCTGGTCGACCGGGTCGAACTGGTCACCGATGAGGAGTCCAAGGCCATGGCCCTGCGCCTGATGCAGGAGGAGGGCATCCTGTGCGGCATCTCCTGCGGGGCGGCGATGGCCGTGGCCGTGCGTCTGGCGGAGACCCCGGAGATGCAGGGCAAGACTATCGTCGTCGTGCTGCCGGACTCCGGCGAGCGTTATCTGTCGAGCATGTTGTTCAGCGACCTGTTCACCGAGCAGGAAAACCAGCAGTAA